In one window of Polynucleobacter sp. AM-7D1 DNA:
- a CDS encoding glutathione S-transferase family protein — MMRLWGRKSSINVQKVLWCLAELGLEEGKDFERIDAGLHFGINHTPEFLALNPNGLVPTLEDGDLVLWESNTILRYLVRQYDRSKRFPADIKNQYQSEKWMDWQLGTMWPPLRVAFLGLTRTPEADRNYELIKSSYQEADALLALLDQTLEKQAYCAGEQFSVGDIPLALCVSRWILLPQTFPEKIGPRSQLNNIDAWMKRIELETKYKIVAQKELNIVK; from the coding sequence ATGATGCGCTTATGGGGAAGAAAAAGTTCTATCAATGTGCAAAAGGTCTTGTGGTGCCTTGCAGAACTGGGGCTTGAAGAAGGCAAAGATTTTGAGCGCATAGATGCCGGCCTTCATTTTGGAATAAATCATACCCCTGAATTCTTAGCACTTAACCCGAATGGTTTGGTCCCCACTCTAGAAGACGGTGATCTTGTGCTCTGGGAGTCCAATACTATTTTGCGCTATCTTGTTCGTCAATACGATAGGTCGAAGCGCTTTCCTGCTGACATTAAAAATCAGTACCAATCTGAGAAGTGGATGGACTGGCAACTGGGAACTATGTGGCCACCATTACGAGTTGCATTCTTAGGACTCACTCGTACCCCTGAAGCAGATCGTAACTATGAGTTAATTAAGAGCTCGTATCAAGAGGCAGATGCATTGCTGGCATTACTTGATCAGACCTTAGAAAAACAGGCTTACTGCGCTGGCGAACAATTCAGCGTCGGAGATATTCCATTGGCTTTATGTGTAAGTCGATGGATTCTGCTACCACAAACTTTCCCCGAAAAAATAGGGCCTCGCTCACAATTAAACAATATTGATGCGTGGATGAAACGGATTGAACTTGAAACTAAATATAAAATCGTGGCACAAAAAGAACTCAATATCGTGAAGTAA
- a CDS encoding efflux RND transporter permease subunit, with protein sequence MNWTDIFIRRPVLSLVVSALVLVFGLKAVGSLPVNQYPQTQNAIVTITTAYYGADPETIAGFITQPLETAIAQSQGIDYLSSMSVSGLSTITATLKLNYDSNAALTQIQTQISSVKNQLPPQAQQPILTVQIGQSTAAMYMGFYSDDIPNNAITDYLLRVVKPKLDAVDGVQNAEITGGRKFALRAWLDREKMAGLGVGADDVYSAMAANNYLSAVGSTKGDMVAVDLVAGTDLHTLDEFRKLVVKKDGINIVYLDQVATVSMGSEDYNTNVAFSGKRSVFIAIKVAPQANLLDVAERVRAVVPDIQKQLPTGMSGKVVYDSTKFITTSIDEVVATLLEALLIVTVVIYLFLGSARAVAVPVIAMPLSLIGTFFLMQILGYSINLLTLLALVLAIGLVVDDAIIVVENVDRHMKEGKSPLEASLIAARELGGPILAMTIVLIAVYIPIGFQGGLTGALFTEFAFTLASAVAVSGLIALTLSPMMCSRIFTEEQEASSFVQKIDRVFEKVHHSYQTTLRELLSTWQVIIVMGVILLGGVAYLYATARAELAPTEDQGIVLMQASGPPNSTVNQMQTYADQIYQISAAEPEYEQMFQITSPTSSFGGVLLKDWDQRSRNATKFQEAMQSKWNSIAGARVAAFQFPALPGAQGLPVQVVINTTESYEQLNEVSQAVLDKARRSGNFFFVDSDLKIDKPQDVLEIDREKVAALGMTQQQVGSALSAALGGGYVNYFSVAGRSYRVIPQVKQVDRLNPDQILDYYIRTPSGQMIQARTIATIKQKVVPQSINHFQQLNSATISGVSTPFISQADLLEFMRQTLKEVAPNGYTMDYAGPSRQFMAESGGFLVTMFFAILIVFLVLAAQFESFRDPIVILVSVPLALFGALIFINLGFTTLNVYTQVGLVTLMGLISKHGILIVEFANELQEAGRSKLDAIVEASSVRLRPILMTTAAMVLGVVPLVIASGAGAAGRQSMGIVIFTGLSIGTLFTLFVVPAMYLFIGADHHQKKFKQQ encoded by the coding sequence ATGAATTGGACTGATATATTTATTCGTAGGCCAGTGCTCTCGCTGGTAGTGAGTGCGCTTGTCTTGGTGTTTGGCTTGAAGGCTGTCGGTTCTTTGCCAGTCAACCAATACCCACAAACCCAAAATGCGATTGTCACCATTACGACGGCTTACTATGGTGCTGATCCAGAGACGATTGCAGGCTTTATTACGCAGCCATTAGAAACTGCGATTGCTCAGTCCCAAGGTATTGACTATTTGTCATCGATGAGTGTGAGTGGTCTCTCGACCATTACTGCGACTCTCAAGCTTAATTACGACTCCAATGCTGCGCTCACGCAGATCCAAACACAGATTAGTTCGGTTAAGAATCAGTTACCTCCGCAAGCCCAACAACCCATATTGACTGTACAAATTGGTCAGTCTACTGCGGCAATGTACATGGGCTTTTACAGCGATGACATTCCAAACAATGCAATTACTGATTACTTATTACGGGTAGTGAAGCCAAAGCTGGATGCTGTCGATGGTGTTCAGAATGCTGAAATTACTGGTGGCAGAAAGTTTGCCCTACGCGCATGGCTTGATCGCGAGAAGATGGCTGGGCTTGGGGTCGGTGCTGATGATGTTTATAGTGCCATGGCAGCCAATAACTATTTATCCGCGGTAGGCAGCACTAAGGGTGACATGGTTGCCGTCGATTTGGTAGCTGGCACGGATCTCCATACGCTCGATGAGTTCCGCAAGTTAGTTGTCAAAAAAGATGGCATCAATATTGTGTACCTAGATCAAGTAGCAACTGTGAGCATGGGCTCTGAAGACTACAACACCAATGTTGCATTTAGTGGCAAGCGCTCAGTATTTATTGCCATCAAGGTGGCGCCCCAGGCGAACTTGCTCGATGTAGCAGAACGTGTTCGTGCAGTAGTCCCAGATATTCAGAAGCAGTTGCCAACCGGTATGTCGGGCAAAGTGGTTTATGACTCGACTAAGTTCATCACTACTTCGATTGATGAGGTAGTGGCAACCCTTTTAGAAGCGCTGTTGATTGTGACGGTGGTGATTTATCTCTTCCTGGGAAGTGCACGTGCTGTTGCCGTGCCGGTGATTGCGATGCCACTCTCATTAATTGGCACATTCTTCTTGATGCAGATCTTGGGTTACTCCATTAATTTGCTGACGCTGTTAGCCCTAGTGCTTGCAATTGGCTTGGTGGTCGACGATGCCATTATTGTGGTTGAGAACGTAGACCGTCATATGAAGGAAGGCAAGTCACCGCTGGAGGCTTCTTTAATTGCTGCGCGCGAGTTGGGTGGTCCTATCTTGGCAATGACGATTGTGTTGATCGCCGTATATATACCAATTGGTTTTCAGGGTGGTTTAACGGGCGCGCTCTTTACCGAGTTTGCCTTTACTTTAGCAAGTGCAGTCGCGGTATCGGGATTGATTGCGTTGACGCTTTCACCGATGATGTGTTCACGCATTTTTACTGAAGAGCAAGAAGCCTCTTCGTTTGTACAAAAGATTGATCGCGTTTTTGAAAAAGTTCATCACAGTTATCAAACTACTTTGCGTGAGCTCCTGAGCACTTGGCAGGTCATTATTGTGATGGGTGTGATTTTGCTGGGAGGTGTGGCTTATCTCTACGCTACTGCTCGCGCTGAATTGGCGCCAACAGAAGACCAAGGTATTGTTTTGATGCAGGCTTCAGGTCCGCCGAATAGCACCGTCAATCAAATGCAGACCTATGCTGATCAGATTTATCAAATATCAGCTGCAGAGCCTGAGTATGAGCAGATGTTCCAGATCACTAGCCCCACTAGTAGCTTTGGTGGTGTATTACTAAAAGATTGGGATCAACGTAGTCGTAATGCCACGAAGTTTCAGGAAGCTATGCAAAGTAAGTGGAATTCGATTGCCGGTGCTCGTGTAGCCGCTTTCCAATTCCCGGCTTTGCCTGGTGCACAGGGCCTTCCTGTTCAGGTGGTTATTAATACTACAGAGTCTTATGAGCAACTCAATGAAGTGTCTCAGGCGGTTCTGGATAAGGCACGTCGTAGCGGCAACTTCTTCTTTGTGGATTCAGATTTAAAGATTGATAAGCCGCAAGACGTTTTAGAAATCGATCGTGAGAAAGTAGCTGCACTGGGTATGACGCAGCAACAAGTGGGTAGCGCCCTTTCCGCTGCCTTGGGTGGTGGTTATGTGAATTACTTCTCTGTGGCTGGCCGCTCCTATCGCGTGATTCCGCAAGTAAAGCAAGTGGACCGCTTAAATCCAGATCAGATCTTGGATTACTACATACGTACTCCAAGTGGACAGATGATTCAGGCGCGGACAATAGCAACAATTAAGCAAAAAGTGGTTCCGCAATCCATTAATCACTTTCAACAGTTGAACTCTGCAACAATCTCTGGTGTGAGTACGCCATTTATTTCTCAGGCGGACTTACTTGAGTTCATGCGTCAAACTTTAAAAGAGGTGGCGCCGAATGGTTACACCATGGATTACGCCGGCCCATCCCGTCAGTTTATGGCGGAGTCTGGCGGTTTCTTGGTGACCATGTTCTTTGCCATCTTGATCGTATTCTTGGTCTTGGCTGCACAGTTTGAAAGCTTCCGCGATCCAATCGTGATTTTGGTCTCAGTGCCGCTCGCCTTATTTGGCGCATTAATCTTTATTAATTTGGGATTCACAACTTTGAATGTGTATACCCAAGTTGGCTTAGTTACGCTAATGGGCTTGATCAGCAAGCACGGAATTTTGATTGTGGAATTTGCTAATGAATTGCAGGAAGCTGGCCGCAGTAAGTTAGATGCCATCGTAGAGGCTAGTAGCGTCCGTTTGCGCCCAATCTTGATGACCACTGCGGCAATGGTGCTGGGTGTTGTTCCCCTGGTGATTGCATCTGGTGCAGGTGCCGCTGGTCGTCAGTCGATGGGTATTGTGATCTTTACTGGACTATCGATTGGTACTTTATTTACGCTTTTCGTGGTTCCGGCGATGTATTTGTTTATTGGTGCCGATCACCATCAGAAGAAATTCAAGCAACAGTAA
- a CDS encoding efflux RND transporter periplasmic adaptor subunit gives MTPLGRRMTIMLCGVFLLLGLIFGFNQLKTFMIKHFIAGMGLPPATVSTMVVETTAWQPKLSSVGNVRAFRGVDLSTEIGGLVQTVPIKSGMDVKEGDLLIKLNDASDVAQLNSLKALADLAKVINERDRQQLEIQAISKNVFDTSKADAASKQAQVEQQIALVAKKNLKAPFTGRVGIVMINPGQFVNPGDKLLTLQTLDPIFVDFNLPQSNAEQIRVGQEIVVTTDAFKGASFTGKVTAVSPKVDTNTRNIQIEAQLANPDKKILPGMFANVNIKLGDEVKLLTLPQTAVTYNPYGSTVFIAKPTGKKDKQGKPALEAQQVFVTTGLTRGDQVAILKGVEEGATVVTSGQLKLKNGTPLIINNKVLPSNSPNPQPQE, from the coding sequence ATGACCCCATTGGGTCGACGCATGACCATTATGTTGTGTGGTGTATTTTTGTTGCTTGGCTTGATCTTTGGGTTCAATCAACTCAAGACTTTCATGATTAAGCATTTCATTGCTGGCATGGGCTTGCCTCCTGCAACTGTTTCCACGATGGTAGTAGAGACGACTGCATGGCAGCCTAAGCTTTCTAGCGTTGGTAATGTCCGCGCATTTAGAGGGGTAGATCTCAGCACTGAAATCGGTGGCCTTGTGCAAACTGTACCCATTAAATCGGGTATGGATGTAAAAGAAGGCGACTTGCTGATTAAACTGAATGACGCCTCAGATGTTGCACAACTCAATTCATTAAAAGCGTTGGCAGATTTAGCTAAGGTAATTAATGAACGCGATAGGCAACAATTAGAAATTCAGGCGATTAGTAAGAATGTCTTTGATACTAGTAAAGCTGATGCTGCCTCTAAGCAGGCGCAGGTAGAGCAGCAAATAGCCTTAGTCGCCAAGAAGAATCTAAAAGCCCCCTTTACTGGTCGTGTCGGTATCGTGATGATTAACCCTGGTCAATTCGTCAACCCAGGTGACAAGTTGCTCACCCTTCAAACTTTAGATCCTATTTTTGTCGATTTCAATCTCCCGCAAAGTAATGCTGAACAGATTCGGGTTGGGCAAGAAATTGTGGTGACGACTGATGCATTCAAGGGCGCAAGCTTTACTGGCAAGGTTACTGCCGTGAGTCCGAAGGTCGATACCAATACACGCAATATTCAGATTGAGGCTCAGTTGGCAAATCCGGATAAGAAAATATTGCCAGGTATGTTTGCTAATGTGAATATTAAGTTAGGCGATGAAGTGAAGTTGCTAACTTTGCCTCAAACTGCAGTGACTTATAACCCGTATGGTTCAACGGTGTTTATTGCTAAGCCAACTGGTAAAAAGGATAAGCAGGGCAAGCCTGCACTTGAGGCTCAACAGGTCTTTGTAACAACAGGACTAACGCGTGGAGATCAAGTAGCAATTCTCAAAGGGGTTGAAGAGGGTGCTACGGTTGTTACTAGTGGCCAGCTTAAGTTGAAGAATGGCACGCCGCTAATTATCAATAACAAAGTGTTGCCGTCCAATTCACCAAACCCACAGCCACAGGAATAA
- a CDS encoding efflux transporter outer membrane subunit, giving the protein MFGSKDFSSLRLLPFIFTGFLSACAVGPDFKQPDAPNTSGYTETALSQKLATAPGVPGGTNQEFIEGADIEAQWWELFKSPELDVLIKKALQQNPNLGAADAALRASQENVSAQIGGQYFPAIGLNGGATRQLQPSAIYGLPYGSDTYNLYNASVNVTYKLDVFGGARRAVEGARAQAEIAQFQLEGAYLSLTANIVTGAVREAALRAQMQATEEILKAQTNLAEVTEKQLAIGTVSRVDVTSQRTLVSNSQVDLFTYERNLSFARNQLAVLVGELPSNANITKFDLKSLHLPEKLPLSVPSSLVRQRPDVRAAEAQLKATNALVGVATANLLPQFNITGAIGSAALTSSALFGPNATLWSVAGGIFQPLFQGGQLLAQRRGAVANYEQAVYQYQATVLKAFQEVADALRALETGAQALKSASDAERYAYETLELVQQQYKLGTASYLAVLYYQNQYQIAKVKSVSAQATRFSDTAALFAALGGGWWNRTSPAFQPKAIANKDQNETSGNN; this is encoded by the coding sequence ATGTTTGGTTCTAAGGATTTCTCTAGTTTGCGTTTGCTTCCGTTTATTTTTACGGGATTTCTTTCCGCATGCGCTGTAGGTCCAGACTTTAAGCAGCCTGATGCTCCTAATACATCTGGGTATACCGAAACTGCACTTTCACAAAAGTTGGCTACTGCACCTGGAGTACCCGGTGGAACGAATCAAGAATTTATTGAAGGCGCTGATATTGAGGCCCAATGGTGGGAATTATTTAAATCTCCCGAGCTAGATGTATTGATCAAAAAAGCTTTGCAGCAAAACCCTAATTTAGGTGCAGCTGATGCCGCTCTGCGTGCGAGCCAAGAAAATGTCAGCGCACAAATTGGTGGGCAGTACTTCCCAGCAATTGGTTTAAATGGTGGCGCTACTCGACAGTTACAGCCTTCTGCTATTTATGGCTTGCCTTATGGCTCTGATACTTACAACCTCTATAACGCTTCTGTAAACGTCACCTACAAGCTTGATGTTTTTGGTGGGGCACGCCGAGCAGTTGAAGGCGCCAGAGCGCAAGCAGAGATTGCGCAGTTTCAGTTAGAGGGCGCATATCTTTCGCTGACCGCCAATATTGTTACTGGTGCAGTGCGTGAAGCTGCTTTGCGGGCACAGATGCAGGCCACAGAAGAAATTCTCAAGGCACAAACAAATTTAGCTGAGGTAACAGAAAAGCAACTAGCGATTGGTACGGTTTCTCGAGTGGATGTGACATCACAAAGAACTTTGGTATCTAACTCCCAAGTAGATTTATTTACTTATGAGCGCAACCTTTCCTTTGCACGCAATCAGTTGGCCGTCTTGGTCGGTGAGCTACCTAGCAATGCCAACATCACGAAGTTTGACTTGAAGTCTTTGCACTTGCCAGAGAAGCTCCCTCTTTCAGTGCCGTCGAGCCTTGTGCGCCAACGCCCAGACGTACGCGCTGCAGAAGCACAGCTCAAGGCCACCAATGCTTTGGTGGGAGTAGCTACTGCCAATTTATTGCCACAATTTAATATCACTGGCGCTATTGGTTCTGCAGCATTGACTAGCTCAGCCCTCTTTGGGCCGAACGCAACCCTATGGTCGGTTGCCGGTGGAATATTTCAGCCACTCTTTCAGGGTGGACAATTATTAGCGCAACGTCGTGGCGCTGTTGCGAATTATGAGCAGGCGGTTTACCAATACCAAGCGACCGTACTCAAAGCCTTTCAAGAGGTAGCCGATGCATTGCGAGCTCTCGAGACTGGCGCACAAGCATTGAAATCAGCATCAGATGCAGAACGTTACGCTTATGAAACTTTGGAATTAGTGCAACAGCAATACAAGCTAGGCACTGCTAGCTACTTAGCTGTTCTCTACTACCAAAATCAATATCAAATTGCTAAAGTCAAATCGGTTTCTGCACAAGCAACCCGATTCTCAGATACAGCAGCATTATTTGCAGCACTAGGCGGCGGCTGGTGGAATCGAACCAGCCCAGCCTTTCAACCAAAAGCCATAGCGAACAAAGATCAAAATGAAACTTCTGGAAACAATTAA
- a CDS encoding pirin family protein produces the protein MKKLIGIQGNDRGHWVGDGFPVRTLFFYQDLGKQMSPFLMLDYAGPAEFPSTTERKGVGSHPHRGFETVTIVYEGEVAHKDSTGQGGVIGPGDVQWMTAGSGILHEEFHSESFARSGGTLEMVQLWVNLPAKLKMTKPAYQAIVDKQIPVLDLQNGAGQARIIAGKFDGHQGPAHTFTPMNVIDLKLNKGSTSISVPESWNASLVVLKGAVEAGEGVVAKDAQMLMFSNQGQDIQVNVLEDSIALLLSGEPINEPIVGYGPFVMNTQEEIARAMQDFNSGSFGRIASEE, from the coding sequence ATGAAAAAACTGATTGGCATACAAGGCAATGATCGGGGTCACTGGGTGGGCGATGGTTTTCCTGTGCGCACCTTGTTTTTCTATCAAGACCTGGGCAAGCAAATGAGCCCATTCTTGATGCTGGACTATGCGGGCCCAGCTGAGTTCCCCTCCACAACTGAGCGCAAGGGTGTGGGCTCACACCCACATCGCGGCTTTGAAACAGTCACCATTGTTTATGAAGGTGAGGTGGCACATAAAGATTCAACGGGTCAAGGCGGCGTAATTGGCCCTGGTGATGTGCAGTGGATGACTGCTGGGTCTGGCATCTTGCATGAAGAGTTTCACTCAGAAAGTTTTGCTAGAAGCGGCGGCACTTTGGAAATGGTGCAGTTATGGGTAAATCTTCCGGCAAAGCTGAAAATGACTAAGCCAGCTTATCAAGCCATTGTGGATAAACAGATTCCTGTGCTTGATTTGCAAAATGGTGCAGGGCAAGCGCGCATCATAGCTGGGAAGTTTGATGGTCACCAAGGCCCCGCTCACACCTTCACCCCAATGAATGTGATTGACTTGAAATTGAACAAAGGCTCAACAAGTATTTCTGTGCCAGAGTCTTGGAATGCATCCCTAGTTGTACTCAAGGGTGCAGTTGAGGCCGGTGAGGGTGTAGTTGCTAAAGATGCTCAGATGCTGATGTTTAGCAATCAGGGCCAAGATATTCAAGTGAATGTGCTTGAGGACTCTATTGCTTTGCTACTGAGTGGTGAGCCGATTAATGAACCTATCGTTGGATATGGCCCATTTGTTATGAATACCCAAGAGGAGATCGCCCGAGCAATGCAAGATTTCAACAGCGGAAGCTTTGGAAGAATCGCCTCAGAAGAATAG
- the glmS gene encoding glutamine--fructose-6-phosphate transaminase (isomerizing), translating into MCGIVGAVSRKNIVEVLIEGLRRLEYRGYDSCGFAVINSNDAKHTIERARTTARVSELAEQGKDFHGTLGIAHTRWATHGKPDTQNAHPHISGGLIAVVHNGIIENYESLRTELKSVGYVFTSETDTEVIAHLIHQAYVASKQADLVASVRSVLPRLHGAYAIGVIAQDRPDMLVGARVGSPLVVALGENENFLASDALALAGRAHSMMYLEEGDVAVLRAESVEIIDQLGKTTQREQKPMPAQADSVDLGPYQHYMQKEIFEQPRAIGDTLANIASFGPELFSADPEQWKKFDQILILACGTSYYSACVAKYWLEDLAGISTQVEIASEYRYRTTVPNPNALIVVVSQSGETADTLAALRHAQALGHHYTLAICNVASSAMVRETNWNFLTKAGTEIGVASTKAFTTQLLALYLLAVSLAKRAGKVSPDKEKELLRDLRHLPKALHAVLALEPQIMAWSSAFAKCENALFLGRGMHYPIALEGALKLKEISYIHAEAYPAGELKHGPLALVTEKMPVVTVAPKDDLLEKLKSNMQEVKARGGKLYVFADQDTDITSSEGINVIRLPEHYGNLSPILHVVPLQLLAYHTACSLGTDVDKPRNLAKSVTVE; encoded by the coding sequence ATGTGCGGAATTGTTGGCGCGGTATCGCGTAAGAATATTGTTGAAGTTTTAATTGAAGGTTTGCGTCGTCTTGAATACCGCGGTTACGATTCTTGTGGTTTTGCAGTAATTAATAGCAATGATGCTAAACACACAATTGAACGAGCTCGCACTACTGCTCGTGTTTCCGAGTTAGCAGAGCAGGGCAAGGATTTTCATGGCACCCTAGGTATTGCACATACTCGCTGGGCAACCCACGGTAAACCTGACACACAAAATGCACATCCCCATATTTCTGGTGGATTAATTGCTGTTGTTCATAACGGCATTATTGAAAACTACGAATCACTACGTACTGAATTGAAGTCTGTGGGCTATGTATTTACTTCGGAAACAGATACTGAAGTGATTGCGCATTTAATTCATCAAGCTTATGTGGCAAGTAAGCAGGCAGATCTGGTTGCTTCGGTGCGCTCTGTATTACCGCGACTACATGGTGCTTATGCAATTGGGGTGATTGCGCAAGATCGTCCAGATATGTTGGTGGGTGCACGTGTGGGCTCTCCATTAGTGGTTGCACTCGGTGAGAATGAAAACTTCCTTGCTTCAGATGCCTTGGCTTTAGCTGGCCGCGCACATTCAATGATGTATCTCGAAGAGGGTGATGTTGCTGTTCTCAGGGCAGAGAGTGTTGAGATCATTGATCAATTAGGTAAGACTACACAGCGTGAGCAAAAGCCAATGCCAGCCCAAGCTGACTCTGTGGATCTGGGGCCTTATCAGCATTACATGCAAAAAGAGATTTTTGAGCAACCAAGAGCAATTGGTGATACGTTAGCCAACATCGCTAGTTTTGGTCCAGAGCTCTTTAGTGCCGATCCCGAGCAATGGAAAAAGTTTGATCAAATTTTGATCTTGGCTTGCGGCACTAGTTACTACTCTGCTTGTGTTGCTAAATACTGGTTAGAAGATTTGGCTGGCATTTCGACGCAAGTTGAGATTGCTAGTGAATATCGTTATCGCACAACCGTTCCTAATCCGAATGCATTAATTGTGGTGGTCTCTCAGTCTGGCGAGACTGCAGATACCTTAGCAGCTTTGCGTCATGCCCAAGCTTTAGGACATCATTACACGCTAGCAATTTGCAACGTTGCAAGTAGCGCTATGGTTCGCGAAACCAATTGGAATTTCTTGACCAAGGCTGGAACTGAGATTGGCGTTGCTTCTACAAAAGCATTTACCACTCAGCTGCTTGCACTTTATCTATTGGCCGTTTCATTGGCTAAGCGTGCAGGCAAAGTGAGTCCTGATAAAGAAAAAGAGCTCTTGCGTGATTTGCGCCATTTACCAAAAGCATTGCATGCAGTTTTAGCCCTTGAGCCACAAATCATGGCTTGGAGTTCTGCGTTTGCTAAATGTGAAAACGCATTATTTCTTGGGCGCGGTATGCACTACCCAATTGCTCTTGAGGGGGCACTCAAGTTAAAAGAGATTTCTTATATTCATGCTGAGGCCTATCCAGCTGGTGAGTTAAAGCATGGCCCGCTTGCCTTGGTTACTGAAAAGATGCCAGTGGTAACGGTGGCTCCTAAGGACGACTTATTGGAAAAACTCAAATCCAATATGCAAGAAGTCAAAGCCCGCGGTGGAAAGCTTTATGTCTTTGCTGACCAAGATACCGATATCACCAGTAGCGAGGGTATCAACGTGATTCGGTTGCCCGAGCATTACGGCAATTTATCTCCAATCTTGCACGTAGTCCCGCTTCAACTCTTGGCGTATCACACGGCTTGTTCCCTCGGCACTGATGTCGATAAGCCCCGCAATCTTGCAAAGAGTGTTACGGTCGAGTAG
- the glmU gene encoding bifunctional UDP-N-acetylglucosamine diphosphorylase/glucosamine-1-phosphate N-acetyltransferase GlmU, protein MNIVILAAGQGKRMKSALPKVLQTLAGKPLLQHVLNTALDLQGNSTKTGPIVVVGHGAVDVKEFLQTASVQDSRFGKVATALQAEQKGTGHALLQALPKLDVNVPTLVLYGDVPLTSKKTLSKLVKLADGVRGQDSALALLTQNLNHPTGYGRIVRDIDGSVKAIVEEKDASPEQKRVQEINTGIMVLPTNSLKKWLKALRASNAQGEYYLTDVIAMAVKDGVPIRTAQADAEYETVGVNSRDQLAALERVHQLNQANVLMDAGVSLADPARIDIRGTLECGTDVFIDVGCVFEGCVTLAAGTKVGPYCIIRNSLIGKNVTIHPYSHIDGAQVGASSLIGPYARLRPGADLSNDVHIGNFVEVKNSKIAANSKANHLAYVGDSIVGSRVNIGAGTITCNYDGVNKHQTIIEDDVFIGSDTQLVAPVRVGRGATLGAGTTLTKDAPPNQLTVSRAKQVSLQWQRPVKQDKKPQEKKSLIKKAAVKKVAAKKSVKVKK, encoded by the coding sequence ATGAACATCGTTATTTTGGCTGCTGGGCAGGGAAAACGGATGAAGTCCGCATTACCCAAGGTTCTTCAAACCTTGGCCGGGAAACCCCTTCTCCAGCACGTTCTCAATACAGCCTTAGATTTACAGGGTAATAGCACTAAAACTGGCCCCATCGTTGTTGTTGGGCATGGTGCAGTCGATGTTAAAGAGTTTCTTCAAACAGCTAGCGTGCAAGATTCTCGCTTTGGCAAAGTTGCTACTGCATTACAGGCTGAGCAAAAAGGAACGGGCCACGCTTTATTACAAGCATTGCCCAAACTGGATGTAAATGTACCTACTTTGGTTCTGTATGGCGATGTGCCACTTACAAGTAAAAAGACGCTGTCTAAATTAGTCAAATTGGCTGATGGCGTGCGTGGTCAAGATTCTGCTTTGGCACTCCTGACTCAAAACCTCAACCATCCAACAGGCTATGGCCGCATCGTGCGAGATATCGATGGTTCGGTAAAAGCGATTGTTGAAGAAAAAGATGCATCACCAGAGCAAAAGCGTGTTCAAGAAATTAATACCGGCATTATGGTTCTGCCAACCAATTCACTGAAGAAGTGGTTGAAGGCATTGCGAGCCAGTAATGCCCAGGGTGAATACTATTTAACTGACGTCATTGCTATGGCAGTTAAAGATGGAGTTCCCATTCGTACCGCACAAGCTGATGCTGAGTATGAAACTGTTGGTGTTAATAGTCGTGATCAGTTAGCTGCTTTAGAGCGAGTACATCAGCTCAATCAAGCAAACGTTTTAATGGATGCCGGTGTTTCTTTGGCTGATCCAGCGCGTATCGATATTCGAGGAACACTCGAGTGTGGTACGGACGTCTTCATTGATGTTGGCTGTGTATTTGAAGGTTGCGTGACTTTAGCTGCTGGCACAAAAGTGGGCCCGTACTGCATTATTCGTAATAGCCTGATTGGCAAGAATGTCACCATTCACCCATATAGTCATATTGATGGAGCTCAAGTTGGCGCAAGCTCGCTGATTGGGCCTTATGCTCGTTTGCGTCCCGGTGCAGATCTGTCCAATGATGTACATATTGGCAACTTCGTCGAAGTGAAGAACAGCAAGATTGCCGCCAATAGCAAAGCCAATCACTTGGCCTACGTGGGTGATTCGATCGTGGGCTCTAGAGTCAATATCGGTGCCGGTACGATTACCTGTAACTATGATGGTGTCAATAAACATCAAACCATCATTGAGGATGATGTTTTCATTGGTTCGGATACACAGTTGGTGGCCCCAGTGCGCGTTGGCCGTGGTGCCACACTGGGTGCGGGCACAACCCTGACTAAAGATGCGCCCCCGAATCAACTTACCGTGTCACGAGCCAAGCAAGTTTCATTGCAGTGGCAACGCCCAGTAAAGCAAGATAAAAAGCCGCAAGAGAAAAAGTCGTTAATCAAGAAGGCTGCTGTAAAAAAAGTAGCCGCCAAAAAATCCGTGAAGGTTAAAAAATAA